The Edaphobacter sp. 12200R-103 genome contains a region encoding:
- a CDS encoding phosphoesterase gives MDCKVFYHDKCFDGACSASVFSRFYRECVKTGAEFSYQGLVHRAGALFDESQFIDGDNAIVDFKYSASKKVTWWFDHHLSAFLTPEDQADFERGQTDGSQTMRKFYDPGYTSCTGLIADIGAAKFGFNVEPLQELIYWANIVDGAKYDNATAAVEMAAPAMKLTMVIESTQDELLGQKLIPLLTEMPLQEVLDQPFVQESLGPLMERHKAALELIRERASVERGVITFDITDHPTEGYNKFIPYYLFPDGTYNVGLSKSSFRTKVAVGTNPWTTLPAEKLANVATICERYGGGGHARVGAISFPPDREEDARKAAQEIVAELRERETTG, from the coding sequence TTGGATTGCAAGGTTTTTTATCACGATAAATGTTTCGATGGGGCGTGCTCGGCATCGGTGTTTTCGCGGTTTTACCGTGAGTGCGTGAAGACAGGGGCGGAGTTTTCCTACCAGGGACTGGTGCATCGCGCGGGAGCCTTGTTTGATGAGAGCCAATTTATCGATGGCGATAACGCAATCGTCGATTTCAAGTACTCAGCCTCGAAGAAGGTGACGTGGTGGTTCGATCATCACCTGAGCGCGTTCCTTACCCCTGAGGATCAGGCCGACTTCGAGCGTGGCCAGACGGACGGTTCGCAGACGATGCGCAAGTTCTATGACCCCGGCTATACGTCGTGTACCGGCCTGATTGCAGATATCGGAGCTGCGAAGTTCGGCTTCAACGTCGAGCCGCTGCAGGAACTGATCTACTGGGCGAATATTGTGGACGGCGCGAAGTACGACAACGCTACCGCGGCAGTCGAGATGGCTGCCCCGGCCATGAAGCTGACGATGGTGATCGAGAGCACGCAGGATGAGTTGCTGGGCCAGAAGCTGATTCCGCTGCTGACGGAGATGCCCCTGCAGGAGGTTCTCGACCAGCCGTTTGTGCAGGAATCGCTGGGGCCGCTGATGGAGCGGCACAAGGCTGCGCTCGAGCTGATACGGGAGCGGGCTTCGGTGGAGCGAGGCGTCATCACCTTCGATATCACCGACCATCCCACCGAGGGATACAACAAATTTATTCCGTACTATCTCTTCCCGGATGGGACGTACAATGTCGGCCTGAGCAAGTCATCCTTCCGGACGAAGGTGGCTGTGGGCACGAATCCCTGGACGACGCTGCCGGCAGAGAAGCTGGCCAATGTGGCCACGATCTGCGAGCGCTATGGTGGCGGAGGACACGCCAGGGTCGGCGCGATCAGCTTTCCTCCGGATCGGGAGGAGGATGCCCGCAAGGCGGCGCAGGAAATTGTAGCCGAGTTGCGAGAGCGGGAGACGACTGGCTGA
- a CDS encoding CPBP family intramembrane glutamic endopeptidase — translation MSEFPVSTSPAHRSSSIFVGPHGLRAGWSLLIAVFLFAILSMGITAVLRAGHLIPRHGMAQNPDPLAVFVSEIALFLAIAIVTGVMSKIERRPLSVYGLGGNRKTSRLLYGIVVGLAAISLLVLILLKSGLLVIDGRMLYGKDVARYLILWIPGFLAIGFFEEYLFRGYLQYTLSRGFSGFAEVLPGNPAPGTVGFWIAAIVVSFGFGAVHGSNPGESPAGLVCAGAASLVFCFSLWRTGSLWWAVGLHAAWDYGQSVLFGVSDSGALFDHRLLKTHPAGAPLLSGGATGPEGSIFCLIPLLLMAAVIHLTLPCNKESYASLMPADVEAPASPEPPPPSTS, via the coding sequence TTGTCCGAGTTTCCTGTCTCCACCTCTCCCGCGCACCGTAGCTCTTCCATCTTCGTCGGGCCACATGGACTACGCGCCGGCTGGAGCCTGCTGATCGCCGTCTTTCTCTTCGCTATCCTGAGCATGGGAATCACCGCCGTTCTACGTGCCGGACATCTGATCCCCCGTCATGGAATGGCTCAGAACCCTGACCCATTGGCAGTCTTCGTCTCGGAGATCGCCCTCTTCCTCGCCATCGCGATCGTGACGGGGGTGATGTCGAAGATCGAGCGCCGGCCGCTCTCCGTCTACGGCCTGGGAGGAAATCGCAAGACATCGCGGCTGCTCTACGGTATCGTCGTCGGGCTCGCCGCCATCTCTCTCCTCGTCCTTATCCTGCTGAAGTCCGGGCTGCTTGTCATCGACGGCCGTATGCTCTACGGCAAGGACGTAGCCCGCTACCTCATCCTCTGGATTCCCGGTTTTCTCGCCATCGGCTTCTTTGAGGAGTATCTCTTTCGCGGCTATCTGCAGTACACACTCTCCCGCGGCTTCTCCGGATTTGCAGAGGTTCTGCCCGGCAACCCTGCCCCAGGCACGGTGGGCTTCTGGATCGCCGCCATCGTTGTCTCTTTCGGCTTTGGAGCCGTGCACGGTTCGAACCCTGGCGAGAGTCCCGCCGGACTTGTTTGCGCCGGAGCCGCCTCTCTCGTCTTCTGCTTCAGCCTCTGGCGAACCGGATCGCTCTGGTGGGCTGTCGGGCTTCACGCCGCATGGGACTACGGCCAGTCCGTCCTCTTCGGCGTCTCCGATTCAGGAGCGCTCTTCGATCACCGCCTGCTCAAGACACATCCTGCAGGAGCACCTCTGCTCAGCGGCGGAGCTACCGGCCCTGAGGGAAGCATCTTCTGCCTGATTCCGCTGCTCCTGATGGCCGCCGTCATCCACCTCACACTGCCTTGCAACAAGGAGAGCTACGCCTCGCTCATGCCTGCAGACGTCGAGGCTCCCGCCAGCCCAGAGCCTCCGCCTCCGTCTACGAGCTGA
- a CDS encoding polyprenyl synthetase family protein, with the protein MNLSVKDLLRSGVEVADAALERLLPSPDTQPHSIHRAMRHSVFAGGKRLRPILAMEAARMTSETGEIPSGAGDLGAAIEMIHTYSLIHDDLPALDNDDLRRGQPTCHVVFGEAIAILAGDALQTLAFQTLAALPVPPATTVPIIREISMAIGTGVGPNSPLPPGMIGGQVVDIESEGKTPTAELVESIHRAKTGALITTSIVSGGLYGLANSAHDHHADTIGRLRIFGEKAGLAFQIVDDVLDVTQSSEELGKTAGKDTASIKATWPAVFGVEQSLKDAEELIADAFAALEPFGKSADSLKALATYLVERKH; encoded by the coding sequence ATGAATCTCTCCGTAAAAGATCTTCTTCGCTCTGGGGTCGAAGTTGCCGATGCCGCTCTGGAGCGTCTTCTGCCTTCTCCCGACACCCAGCCGCACTCCATCCATCGCGCGATGCGACACTCTGTCTTCGCCGGCGGAAAGCGCCTTCGCCCCATCCTTGCGATGGAGGCAGCTCGCATGACGTCTGAAACAGGAGAGATTCCCTCGGGTGCTGGCGATCTGGGTGCGGCCATCGAGATGATCCACACCTACTCGCTGATTCATGACGACCTGCCCGCGCTCGATAATGACGACCTCCGCCGCGGCCAGCCCACCTGCCACGTCGTCTTTGGCGAAGCAATCGCAATTCTTGCAGGGGACGCCCTGCAGACTCTTGCCTTTCAGACGCTTGCTGCTCTTCCGGTTCCTCCGGCGACGACGGTCCCCATTATCCGGGAGATCTCGATGGCCATCGGGACCGGCGTAGGACCGAACAGCCCGCTGCCGCCCGGAATGATCGGCGGACAGGTGGTCGATATCGAATCCGAGGGCAAGACGCCGACTGCCGAACTGGTGGAATCGATCCATCGTGCCAAGACGGGAGCCCTGATCACGACCAGCATCGTCTCCGGAGGGCTCTACGGGTTGGCAAACTCGGCTCACGATCACCATGCGGACACCATCGGGCGCCTGCGCATCTTCGGTGAAAAGGCTGGCCTCGCCTTTCAGATCGTCGACGATGTTCTGGATGTAACTCAAAGCTCCGAGGAGCTGGGAAAGACCGCGGGCAAGGATACGGCCAGCATTAAGGCAACGTGGCCTGCCGTGTTTGGAGTCGAGCAATCGTTGAAAGACGCGGAAGAGTTGATTGCCGACGCCTTTGCCGCACTTGAACCGTTTGGGAAATCAGCTGATTCGCTGAAGGCGCTGGCGACTTACCTGGTGGAGCGCAAGCACTGA
- a CDS encoding class I SAM-dependent methyltransferase: MTSKSTQSKVQPIRPRDLLKPASGPIHPFDQVHGTDTSGLVPACDLVTGHPNDEHVTAYYAVAPSILRSLVERWKQTAATHHITDYTFLDMGAGKGRAVLLASEFPFREVIGVELNPAMATIAAANAAQWREAHASDPTANAVAPVRIEQIDALEFPLPATPTLLFLFHPFEDPVLKQLLRRIESTFLGKAGDLDILYVNAEHGNLISRHPAFKLLWEGQVPMSPDDHAADLEAIAQQTEYGSTGDELCVIYRYVGRGSKD, encoded by the coding sequence ATGACTTCAAAATCAACCCAGTCGAAGGTGCAACCGATTCGTCCGCGCGATCTGCTCAAGCCCGCGTCCGGTCCGATCCATCCGTTCGATCAGGTGCATGGGACCGATACCAGCGGCCTGGTGCCTGCGTGCGATCTCGTCACCGGACATCCGAACGACGAGCACGTCACGGCCTATTACGCCGTAGCACCGTCGATCCTGCGCTCCCTTGTAGAGCGATGGAAACAGACAGCGGCCACCCATCACATCACTGATTACACCTTCCTGGATATGGGTGCAGGAAAAGGAAGAGCGGTTCTGCTGGCCAGCGAGTTTCCCTTCCGCGAGGTCATTGGCGTCGAGCTGAACCCTGCGATGGCCACCATCGCAGCGGCGAATGCAGCACAATGGCGAGAAGCACATGCATCCGATCCCACGGCGAATGCCGTCGCTCCTGTACGTATCGAGCAGATCGACGCGCTGGAGTTCCCGCTTCCTGCAACGCCGACCCTGCTCTTCCTCTTCCATCCCTTTGAAGATCCTGTCCTCAAACAACTGCTACGGCGCATCGAGAGCACGTTTCTGGGAAAGGCTGGCGATCTCGACATCCTCTACGTCAACGCAGAGCACGGCAACCTGATCTCGCGGCATCCTGCTTTCAAGCTGCTATGGGAGGGACAGGTGCCGATGAGTCCGGACGACCATGCCGCCGACCTGGAGGCGATCGCCCAGCAGACGGAGTATGGGTCTACAGGCGATGAGCTCTGCGTCATCTATCGCTACGTGGGGCGCGGCAGCAAGGACTGA
- a CDS encoding Na+/H+ antiporter, with product MDSVASLHAVERAVLLLLVMVAAFAVMANRLKVPYPIVLVLAGLGLSFVPHMPRIPLDPNLVFVIFLPPLLYAAAWTVSWRDFRRHLLIISLLAIGLVGFTVWGVAEFSDHFISALDWKAGFLLGAILSTTDAIAATSVAKALGLPRRIVDILEGESLLNDATGLLALEVGLRLLEQGNLPTVGEGALRLTYLIVGGLVIGLLIGVLVSFLERLIDNGPVELVLSLIVPYAAYLAGEEARASGVLAVVAVGLYLSRQSPRIFSPAVRIQVMGAWQAMTFVLNGIVFLLIGLQMPYVLAGIEGGFSKSTLVEYGAIFSAMLIALRLIWVTPAIRFSNWIQSLRHPEEERVTPRESFVIGWTGMRGVIALAAALSVPEVVNGAEFRQRNLLVFLTFSVILVTLVLQGLTLPSVIRALGLAGEEGIEPEERYAREQAFKNAIAYLEEGRLTAADGLEHAYDDLIDRYEHRLAEVTEEEGHGASKAEVYHTLSREARAAVQVERRTIIHLRDEGLISDDVLRKLERGLDLEETKLSS from the coding sequence TTGGATTCAGTTGCCAGTCTCCACGCAGTAGAGAGAGCTGTACTGCTGTTACTGGTCATGGTGGCAGCCTTTGCCGTGATGGCGAACAGGCTGAAGGTGCCGTATCCCATTGTGCTGGTGCTGGCCGGGCTGGGGTTGAGCTTTGTGCCGCACATGCCCCGGATTCCGCTGGATCCGAATCTGGTCTTTGTGATCTTCCTGCCTCCTCTGCTCTATGCGGCAGCGTGGACGGTCTCGTGGCGGGATTTCCGAAGACACCTGTTGATTATCTCCCTGCTGGCCATCGGGCTGGTCGGCTTTACGGTATGGGGTGTCGCGGAGTTTTCCGATCACTTTATCTCCGCTCTCGACTGGAAGGCAGGCTTTCTCCTGGGGGCCATCCTGTCGACGACGGATGCGATCGCGGCGACCTCCGTGGCGAAGGCGCTGGGGCTGCCCCGTCGGATCGTCGACATCCTCGAGGGGGAAAGCCTGCTGAACGACGCGACCGGCCTTCTGGCGCTGGAGGTCGGGTTGCGTCTACTGGAGCAGGGAAACCTGCCCACGGTGGGAGAGGGCGCGTTGCGCCTGACCTATCTAATTGTTGGCGGCCTCGTCATCGGACTGCTCATCGGGGTTCTCGTATCGTTCCTTGAAAGACTGATCGATAACGGGCCGGTGGAGCTGGTTCTGAGCCTGATCGTTCCTTATGCCGCTTATCTGGCAGGCGAAGAAGCAAGGGCGTCGGGCGTTCTGGCCGTGGTGGCCGTGGGGCTTTACCTGAGCCGCCAGAGTCCCCGCATCTTCTCGCCCGCTGTTCGCATTCAGGTGATGGGCGCGTGGCAGGCAATGACGTTTGTCCTTAACGGGATCGTCTTCCTGCTGATCGGTCTGCAGATGCCTTATGTGCTGGCGGGGATCGAAGGCGGCTTCAGCAAGTCCACCCTGGTGGAGTATGGAGCCATCTTCAGCGCGATGCTGATTGCGTTGCGACTGATCTGGGTTACACCGGCGATCCGGTTTTCAAACTGGATCCAAAGCCTTCGACATCCGGAGGAGGAGCGGGTCACTCCGCGTGAGAGCTTCGTGATTGGATGGACCGGAATGCGCGGCGTCATCGCGCTGGCGGCAGCGCTCTCTGTGCCGGAGGTAGTCAACGGCGCCGAGTTCCGGCAGCGAAACCTGCTGGTGTTTCTCACATTCTCCGTGATCCTGGTCACGCTGGTGCTGCAGGGGCTTACTCTGCCTTCGGTGATCCGTGCGCTTGGGCTTGCGGGAGAGGAAGGGATCGAGCCGGAGGAGCGGTATGCCCGTGAGCAGGCTTTCAAGAACGCCATTGCATACCTGGAAGAAGGACGCCTCACCGCCGCAGATGGCCTCGAGCACGCCTACGATGACCTGATCGACCGCTATGAACACAGGCTGGCGGAGGTGACCGAGGAGGAGGGACATGGAGCTTCAAAGGCTGAGGTGTATCACACCCTAAGCCGGGAGGCCCGCGCGGCGGTACAGGTGGAGCGCAGGACGATTATTCACCTCCGCGACGAGGGTCTGATCAGCGATGACGTGCTGCGAAAGCTGGAGCGGGGACTGGACCTGGAAGAGACGAAACTCAGCTCGTAG
- a CDS encoding carboxypeptidase-like regulatory domain-containing protein produces MYALSQQVSAPEPQSGRIIGTVTDTNADVIPGATVSLVEDGATANSPMVVTTNQDGVFILKGIRPAVLYHVKVSAQNFGDWTSPAVQLTPGQDLDLAEIKLTLAVVETTVSAVSQEQLAEEQVKVAEKQRVLGVVPNFYVAYDPRTVPLTTSLKYKLAARTATDAVSIGGAAFLAGIYQASDSTAFQQGAKGYGQRFGAVYATGVTDIMIGGAILPSLLHQDPRYFYQGTGTKKSRFLHAISAPFWCKGDDGRWQFNYSSIGGDLASASLSNLYYPPADRGASQTFTSVAEATGGRMINALAQEFILKRFTSQSATKD; encoded by the coding sequence GTGTATGCGCTGAGCCAGCAGGTCTCTGCACCTGAGCCGCAATCGGGAAGAATCATCGGTACAGTAACCGATACGAACGCAGATGTTATTCCCGGAGCCACCGTCTCTTTGGTCGAAGATGGGGCTACGGCAAACTCTCCGATGGTGGTAACGACGAATCAGGATGGCGTCTTCATCCTCAAAGGGATTCGTCCCGCTGTGTTGTACCACGTCAAGGTCAGCGCACAGAACTTCGGCGACTGGACCTCTCCCGCCGTTCAGCTTACGCCCGGCCAGGATCTCGATCTCGCGGAGATCAAGCTCACTCTCGCAGTCGTTGAAACGACCGTCTCCGCAGTCTCGCAGGAGCAGCTTGCAGAAGAACAGGTGAAGGTCGCCGAGAAGCAGCGCGTTCTTGGAGTTGTTCCCAATTTTTATGTAGCGTACGACCCGCGCACCGTTCCTCTCACAACCTCTCTCAAGTACAAGCTTGCGGCGCGAACCGCCACCGACGCTGTCAGCATCGGCGGAGCAGCATTTCTCGCAGGCATCTATCAGGCATCCGATTCGACTGCATTTCAGCAGGGAGCCAAGGGATATGGCCAGCGGTTCGGGGCTGTGTACGCAACCGGCGTCACCGACATTATGATCGGGGGCGCCATCCTTCCGTCGCTCCTGCACCAGGACCCGCGCTACTTCTATCAGGGGACGGGGACAAAGAAATCACGCTTCCTCCACGCCATCTCGGCGCCCTTCTGGTGCAAGGGAGACGATGGCCGCTGGCAGTTTAATTACTCCAGCATCGGTGGCGATCTGGCATCAGCCTCGCTGTCGAATCTCTACTATCCACCCGCGGACCGAGGCGCAAGCCAGACCTTTACGAGCGTGGCAGAGGCAACGGGAGGACGGATGATTAATGCGCTTGCGCAGGAATTTATTCTTAAGCGATTCACCAGTCAGTCCGCGACGAAAGATTAG
- a CDS encoding DUF1398 domain-containing protein, protein MSKAIDNLMEAMKRAEKIRPRVGGFPFLAEVLRQAGVTRNMWSLPGCQSIFLTQDGPVVMQGKPLVDSVADVPVFDERALIQALRIDQAGESTFPEFLGASWRAGVVRYSVDLEARTVAYHGCNGEEYIETYPAVSLR, encoded by the coding sequence ATGAGCAAAGCAATCGATAACCTAATGGAGGCTATGAAGCGAGCCGAGAAGATCCGGCCCCGTGTAGGTGGCTTCCCCTTCCTGGCCGAAGTCCTGAGGCAGGCTGGAGTGACACGCAATATGTGGTCGCTCCCTGGATGCCAGAGTATCTTCCTGACGCAAGATGGCCCCGTCGTCATGCAGGGCAAGCCTCTCGTCGACAGTGTTGCCGATGTACCGGTGTTTGATGAGAGAGCCCTCATTCAGGCGCTCCGCATCGATCAGGCTGGCGAAAGCACCTTCCCCGAGTTTCTCGGCGCTTCGTGGCGGGCTGGGGTCGTTCGCTATAGCGTTGACCTCGAGGCGCGCACCGTCGCCTATCATGGGTGCAACGGCGAGGAGTATATCGAAACATACCCGGCTGTCAGCCTCCGGTAG
- the rplK gene encoding 50S ribosomal protein L11 codes for MAPKKITGYVKLQIVAGKATPAPPVGPALGQAQVNIMEFCKQFNERTSKDPALAGLTVPVVISVYADRTFSFVTKTPPAPVLLLKAAGIDKGSGTPNKEKKGKVTEKQILEIAKQKMPDMNAASVEAAAKTIRGTARSMGIEVVA; via the coding sequence ATGGCACCGAAGAAGATTACCGGATACGTCAAACTTCAGATTGTGGCTGGCAAGGCCACCCCTGCTCCCCCGGTCGGCCCGGCGCTCGGTCAGGCGCAGGTCAACATCATGGAGTTCTGCAAGCAGTTCAATGAGCGCACCAGCAAGGACCCGGCCCTGGCCGGCCTCACTGTACCTGTCGTCATCTCGGTCTATGCAGACCGTACCTTCTCGTTCGTCACCAAGACCCCCCCTGCTCCCGTGCTTCTGCTGAAGGCCGCCGGAATCGATAAGGGCTCGGGAACTCCGAACAAGGAGAAGAAGGGCAAGGTCACCGAGAAGCAGATCCTCGAGATCGCCAAGCAGAAGATGCCCGACATGAATGCAGCTTCGGTTGAGGCCGCTGCAAAGACGATTCGTGGCACTGCTCGCTCGATGGGCATCGAAGTCGTCGCCTAA
- a CDS encoding MarR family winged helix-turn-helix transcriptional regulator, translated as MEIIVPSAKHIPELESHLGYWLRRVSNAVSGGFSRALHDKQTSVAEWALLRELHKRGKATSGELAAKMGLTRGAVSKIVDKLKAKGWVQAEGKEGDSRFRVLSLTRAGSRSLPVLAKIADRNDESFFECLSESERSIFRELLVKIAEHNRIHDVPTD; from the coding sequence ATGGAAATTATTGTACCCTCCGCAAAGCATATACCAGAGCTTGAGAGCCACCTTGGGTATTGGTTACGACGGGTCTCCAACGCCGTCTCCGGCGGGTTCTCCCGTGCTCTGCATGATAAGCAGACTTCTGTTGCGGAATGGGCGCTCCTGCGCGAGCTGCATAAGCGGGGAAAAGCTACCTCAGGCGAGTTGGCCGCGAAGATGGGCCTGACCCGCGGAGCAGTGTCCAAGATTGTCGATAAGCTCAAGGCGAAAGGCTGGGTTCAAGCGGAGGGAAAAGAAGGTGACAGTCGATTCCGTGTGCTTTCTCTCACACGTGCAGGGTCGCGCAGCTTACCCGTTCTCGCCAAAATCGCAGACCGGAATGACGAGTCTTTCTTCGAATGTCTGAGCGAAAGCGAGAGAAGCATCTTCAGAGAACTGCTTGTCAAGATCGCGGAGCATAACCGCATTCACGATGTACCAACAGATTGA
- a CDS encoding metal-sulfur cluster assembly factor: MLTESDILTALGDCYDPSLPCNIVDLGLVRSVKVTPDPDAPGAGIPGVPQKHRIRVEFSLTNPTDEAAAQLSAQIRNRLAGIEEAGETTVVFVDEPAWNPQQITSAGRRILGLDGNPNLIQIR, translated from the coding sequence ATGCTGACAGAATCGGACATCCTAACGGCGCTCGGAGACTGTTACGATCCAAGCCTTCCGTGCAACATTGTCGATCTTGGTCTGGTGAGATCGGTGAAAGTCACCCCCGATCCGGACGCCCCGGGTGCCGGAATTCCAGGTGTTCCGCAGAAACATCGCATCCGCGTTGAATTTTCTCTGACGAATCCGACCGATGAGGCCGCGGCACAGCTCTCCGCACAGATTCGTAATCGGCTGGCGGGAATCGAAGAGGCCGGCGAGACGACGGTAGTTTTTGTGGACGAGCCGGCGTGGAATCCGCAGCAGATTACGTCCGCGGGACGACGCATTCTTGGACTCGATGGCAATCCGAATCTGATTCAGATTCGCTAG
- a CDS encoding penicillin acylase family protein, with translation MSFSEQNNEPRLIQRNVRPQSRPPRALPRLLTIAVPILLILGLTAFFAARSYVQHILKISLPQVDGALAVPGLSAPVAVQRDVHGVPHIRAASLDDLVFAQGFVTAQDRLFQMDLLRRHAAGELAEVMGPSLLEHDRIQRYLQLRSTADRAVSAIPKDQLHYLEVYARGVNASIALQQKHLPLEFRVLRYSPAPWTPRDSLLVGLSMYQDLTNRFAVKLSRELIASRLSPEQMADLYPVGSWRDHPPEQPTIDLTAPQDLPDIPLDESQTKLRQPALPTASAADILALARQLRPQACDSCIAGSNNWVVSGSRTATGKPLLSNDMHLTLRVPGIWYQTDLAAPAPSGSFHVAGASLPGLPFVIVGHNDHVAWGFTNLGADVQDVFIEHLRGSGASQEFESADGAWHSVLHQSEVIHVRGKPDVELDVTSTLHSGMPTPIISPLLPTEKRSLALRWTIYDPATLSAPLFQIASATDWPSFLSAFAGFGGPSQNVVYADDQGHIGYHAVGTIPIRGNPLAPSMVPVAPTTPTQPSPSAADSAPPPAPTSPLSPVPVDAVTSHYDWLGYIPFVLLPQSFDPQSGVLATANSRVTPNNYQYPITFDWAAPYRNERIWKVLLGRDHLTAADMLSLQTDIYSDLDHNVAQRLAYSIDHSTTQDKRLHQAADLLRKWNGQVDASSPAPPIVNAAMEAFWQLILEPRLGAEQHSTPQGQSVPLWKLYSWGEKSYAAEQIIMHTPDRWLPPGFTNWNELLTAAVARGLANAHAPGDLSHWKHGSAYPIDLEHPIFSKSAILRTLIHNPIGTGVQPLSGDGSTIKQVNRTFGPSERFTADLSDLDRSTFNLVLGESGNILSPWFMDQWPAWYNGTTFPMPFTTPAVNAVTRHTLTLQPQ, from the coding sequence ATGAGCTTTTCTGAACAGAACAATGAACCGCGGTTGATCCAGCGTAACGTGCGACCCCAGTCTCGCCCGCCCCGGGCTCTACCGCGGTTACTCACCATCGCTGTCCCCATTCTGCTCATCCTTGGCCTGACCGCCTTCTTCGCTGCTCGCAGCTACGTGCAGCATATTCTCAAAATTTCGCTTCCCCAGGTCGACGGTGCGCTCGCTGTTCCCGGCCTCTCCGCGCCCGTCGCCGTTCAGCGGGATGTGCACGGAGTACCTCACATCCGTGCCGCATCGCTCGACGACCTTGTCTTCGCCCAGGGTTTTGTCACTGCCCAGGACCGTCTCTTTCAGATGGACCTGCTTCGCCGCCATGCCGCCGGCGAGCTTGCGGAAGTTATGGGCCCGTCCCTTCTGGAACACGATCGCATCCAGCGCTACCTGCAGCTCCGTTCTACTGCAGACCGCGCCGTCTCGGCGATTCCAAAAGACCAGCTTCATTATCTCGAGGTCTACGCCCGTGGCGTGAACGCCTCCATCGCCCTGCAGCAGAAGCATCTCCCGCTGGAGTTCCGGGTGCTTCGCTACTCTCCAGCTCCGTGGACGCCTCGCGACTCCCTGCTCGTAGGGCTTTCCATGTACCAGGACCTCACCAACCGCTTTGCAGTCAAGCTGAGCCGCGAGCTGATCGCCTCCCGCCTTTCTCCCGAGCAGATGGCCGACCTGTATCCGGTCGGTTCATGGCGCGACCATCCTCCCGAGCAGCCCACGATAGACCTCACCGCCCCGCAGGATCTTCCCGATATTCCGCTGGATGAATCCCAGACAAAGCTGCGGCAACCTGCATTGCCCACCGCCTCTGCGGCCGACATCCTCGCTCTCGCCCGCCAGCTTCGGCCGCAGGCGTGCGACTCCTGCATCGCCGGCTCCAACAACTGGGTCGTCTCTGGCAGTCGGACTGCTACCGGCAAACCATTACTTTCCAATGACATGCACCTGACCCTCCGGGTCCCTGGCATTTGGTATCAAACCGACCTTGCCGCTCCCGCACCTTCCGGCAGCTTCCATGTCGCCGGAGCATCCCTGCCCGGACTGCCCTTCGTCATCGTCGGCCACAACGACCACGTTGCCTGGGGATTCACCAATCTCGGCGCCGATGTCCAGGACGTCTTCATCGAACACCTTCGCGGCTCCGGGGCCTCTCAGGAGTTTGAATCGGCCGACGGCGCCTGGCACTCCGTCCTGCATCAGTCGGAGGTCATCCACGTACGAGGCAAGCCCGATGTGGAGCTCGACGTCACCTCGACATTACACAGCGGCATGCCCACGCCCATCATCTCTCCCCTGCTCCCGACGGAGAAGCGTTCCCTTGCGCTGCGATGGACCATCTACGATCCTGCAACCCTCTCGGCTCCTCTGTTCCAGATCGCCTCAGCGACCGACTGGCCCAGCTTCCTCTCCGCCTTTGCCGGCTTCGGCGGCCCTTCGCAGAATGTGGTCTACGCCGACGATCAGGGACATATTGGATATCACGCCGTCGGAACCATACCAATTCGCGGCAATCCTCTCGCGCCGTCGATGGTTCCGGTCGCCCCAACCACCCCAACGCAGCCCAGTCCATCCGCAGCGGATTCGGCCCCTCCTCCTGCCCCGACCTCGCCACTCAGTCCTGTGCCGGTCGATGCTGTGACAAGCCACTACGACTGGCTGGGGTACATCCCGTTCGTTCTGCTCCCACAGTCGTTCGATCCCCAGAGCGGCGTTCTGGCGACCGCCAACTCGCGCGTCACCCCGAACAACTACCAGTACCCAATCACCTTCGACTGGGCAGCGCCGTATCGCAACGAACGCATCTGGAAGGTTCTGCTGGGCCGCGATCACCTGACCGCTGCCGATATGCTGAGCCTTCAGACCGACATCTATTCCGATCTTGATCACAATGTCGCGCAACGGCTGGCCTATTCGATCGACCACTCGACGACGCAGGATAAGCGCCTGCATCAGGCCGCCGACCTGTTGCGCAAATGGAACGGTCAGGTCGATGCCAGCTCTCCGGCCCCTCCCATTGTGAATGCTGCGATGGAGGCCTTCTGGCAGCTCATCCTGGAACCTCGTCTTGGAGCTGAGCAGCACAGCACTCCGCAGGGGCAGTCCGTACCTCTATGGAAGCTCTATAGCTGGGGCGAAAAGAGCTACGCCGCCGAGCAGATCATCATGCACACGCCCGACCGCTGGCTTCCACCCGGATTCACCAACTGGAACGAGCTTCTGACGGCAGCCGTCGCACGGGGTCTGGCGAACGCACACGCGCCGGGCGACCTGTCGCACTGGAAACATGGCAGCGCGTATCCCATCGATCTGGAGCATCCCATCTTCTCCAAATCGGCCATTCTGCGTACCCTCATCCACAACCCCATCGGCACCGGCGTCCAACCCCTCAGCGGAGACGGCAGCACCATCAAGCAGGTCAACCGGACCTTCGGGCCGTCCGAGCGCTTTACCGCCGATCTCTCGGACCTCGACCGCTCCACCTTCAACCTCGTGCTAGGCGAGTCCGGAAATATCCTGAGCCCCTGGTTTATGGACCAGTGGCCCGCCTGGTACAACGGAACCACCTTCCCGATGCCCTTCACCACCCCTGCGGTCAATGCCGTAACCCGGCACACCCTCACCCTGCAACCGCAGTAG